GTAAGGTTTCAGAGTTGAGACTAAGCGTTCAAGAAAACGTTTCATAATTATCTAACTTAAACCAGATTTAAACGCCATAACCAATTGAGATCAGTCCGACGATTTTTGCTTTTACTGACTGGCTCTAAATTTAATTCATAAACTGACTGAATTTGTTGAATCATTTCTTTAGAAGGATCGTAGAGCAAGAGTTCTTCATATCCTTTGGGGATTTTGATCGAACTCTCGTCTATTAACCATACTTTTATGTTCGGATCTAGTCTATAGCTAAGAGACCCTAAATGCATGGCTGTATAACTTCTAGTCATCAGCAGAGCATTCGGACTACTATTGACCATAGCCGTCACTTCTAAACTATGAGAATCGGGGCGTTTATTCCACCAATCTTGAGATTGAGAACTTAAACCACAAGATACAATACCCAGTATAAAGCATACGAGAGTAATCAATTTCCATGGGTTAACTGGATATCGCTTTCGGGAAGTCATCTGAACTGAGAAAAGATAGGCGACTGCTATTTGCATTCCTAGAGATGAGGGAATAAGATAGCGTTGAAGATTCGATCTCGTAGATCCAAAAATTAAATCGGAGATTGCCAGAATCAACCAAGGAATAAACACAATCGTAATTACAAATAAAAATGTTTTTCTATCTGTAGTTTTCTGAGTAAAGTACAAAGCATAAATAACTAGAACAACGATACTGAGTAGAAGGGGAAGAGATAATTTCATAGTCAGAGATGACGTAGCTGAACTCCAGCCAAAGTCAACAAACTGCCTAGCGGTATTGACCAACCAACTTTGTAGATACACACTTAGGGGTGGTTTCCCAGATTGAGATTGCAAAATGTTCGCTTGCAAAATATCTGTATTTTGAATAGTTTCAATTGTATTTAACCTTTTTTGTAAAACACTAATTAACTTCTGAATAATCACCACAATCCAGGGAATAAAAGCAACCCAGCCCATGATGTTGGCTATAATATAGCGCTTGACTATTTTAGTCCATCGCCATCGCTCTAACCACAAGCAATAAATTCCATGGGAAAATAATACTAACGCAAACAAAAGATGACTATACAATCCCAAGACAATACTCACTGCATAAATGTCCCAACTGTACCCATTCTGTTTTATTGAGGTAGGGGATTGATTTTGTAAGCGTATGGCTCTTAACAGAGCAGCACTAGAGAGTAAGGTCACCACTGCAAATAAGCTATATTGTCTGGCTTCTTGTGCATATAAGACTTGAAAGGGAGAAATGGCGAGTAAACCCATTGCCATCAATCCAGTTTTGGAAGATGGAAATAACTCCAGACTCAACCAATAAACACAAGGGAATACCAACAAGCTGATCAGTGCTGATAAGCTACGGGTTACTGCAACTGAACTCCCAAACCATTCACGCCAAAAGCGAAGCATGACAAAATATAAGGGGGGATGTTCAGCATTATTAGCTAAGGCTTGTGCAACATCTGAAAATGGGCGATCGGGACTAGGGTGATAATATCTTTGAATATCTTGTATGGTGAGAATTTGATTTTTCGGGATAACTTCCACTAATTGCGGTGCTGAATAGCCCGAAACTCTTAGAGCAGTGAAGGTCTCGTCCAGCCAATATATTTTGTAGTCGAGATGATAAAATCGGAAAAACACTCCTAGTATTAGAAGGATTATAATTCCTAATTTAATCTTGTTTTTCATAAGTCATTAATTTACAATATTACTAGAATAGTCTTATAATAGTGGTCATATCCCTAACCTGGCAAGCTACTGCTCCAAATGTTATGAATTGTAAAACAATTGCTGTCTTGCTGACTTGCCACAATCGGAAAGACAAAACTTTAGAGAGCTTAGGTTCACTATGTTCTCAAGATTTGTCCTCTGATTTGTCTCTAGTGGTCTATTTAATCGATGATGGAAGTACGGATGGCACTTCAGAGGCGATCGCTGCTACTTATCCGCAAGTGAAGATCTTTAGGGGAAATGGTAGCTTATTTTGGAATGGAGGGATGCGACTGGCTTTTACCCAAGCCATGAAAGATAACCCTGATTATTATTTGTGGCTCAATGACGATACCGTATTATATCCCTCCGCGCTGCAAACCCTATTAATCACTCATGAAAAATTAACAGCCCAACAGCAAGAAAAGGCAATTATTACGGGTTCTACTCAAGACCCCGACAGCCAGGAATGGACTTATGGCGGTTATCGACAACTGGGCTGGTTTTATCCTCCCTTCAAATGCAAAAAAGTCCTTCCTGAATCAGAGCCACAACCATGCGATTTAATGTGTGGTAACTTTGTCCTTATTCCCAAAAGTGTGGTTGAGGTTGTCGGTAATCTTGACCCTGACTTAACCCATTATGCAGGAGACTGGGATTATGGGTTACGGGCCAAACAAAAGGGCTGTAGTGTCTGGGTGGCCCCCGGATACCAAGGAACTTGCGCTCGCAACCCCAAACCTGCTCCTGGAAGCACTCCCACTTTACAAAAAGGATTAAAAAATATTAATTGCCCCAAAGGATTGGCTCTAGAAAGTGTTACACTACAGCCTTGGGAAGAATGGAAACTGTTAATGAAACGCCATGGAGGAATGCTGTGGCCGATTTACTCAGTTCTACCCTATCGCAAATTCTTATTATCTTCTGTTTTTAAATCGAACAAAAAATAATGGATTAAGACTGCTCTGAGCAATGAAAGCGATCGTGTAAATGCTTGATAATTAGGGCTATTATGAGTCAAAGAGTTGCTTTTCTTACCCACTTTATCGCGCCCTACCGGCTGCCCCTGTATCAGTCTCTTGCCACCCAGTTACAGGACTTAAAAATTTTGGTTTCTACTCCCATGGAACCCAATCGTCCTTGGCAGTCAAACTGGGGGGATCTAAATGTTCAAGTGCAACGAAAATTTACGTTGATTCGCACTTGGAATCACCCCCAAGGGTTCGCAGAAACGTTATATGTTCATGTCCCCTATGATACGTTTTGGGTACTGGGAAGCTATCAGCCAAATATTGTTATTTCCCACGAGCTGGGAATGCGAACGTTGCAAGCGGCTCTGTATTGCAAATGGAGGAAAAAAACTAAGTTTATTATCTGGGCTAAATGTTCAGAGTCTACTGAACAAGGCCGGGGTAAACTGCGGGAAATGTTGCGCCGTTGGCTGATCCCTCAAGCAGATGGTATTGTAGTCAATGGAGATAGTGGCGCCAGATATATCCGCCGATTTGGGATTCCTTCAGAAAAAATTTTTCGAGCCTTTCAATCTACAGATACCTCTAATTTTTCGGGTGTTCGACTGGAAAAAAGCCAGGAAGAAGCCTATCGACTTTTATTTGTGGGTCAGTTAATTGAACGTAAAAATATGCAACGGTTTCTGGGAGAATTGGTAAAATGGGCAGAAAATTATCCAGAGCGATCGCTGGAATTTTGGTTAGTCGGAGATGGCAGTGAGCGATCGCCTCTAGAAACCCAACCTGTACCCGAAAACCTACATCTCAAATTCTTCGGTAACATAGCTTATGACCAACTTCCAGAGCTTTATGCCCAAGCCGGTATGTTTGTTTTTCCGACCTTAGCTGATGAATGGGGGCAAGTGGTGAATGAAGCCATGGCCTCCGGACTCCCTATTCTAGGAAGTTTGGGATCTCAAGCCGTAGAAGAATTATGTACAGAAGGAAAAACCGGTTGGGTATTTCAACCGGATCGCCCCTCAGAAATATATCAGGCCATCGACCGAGCACTCTCTACTTCCCCAGAAACTTTAGAGCAGATGCGAATACAATCTCGAAAAAGAATTGAGAGTATGACTCCAGAATTTGTGGCCTCAAAATTTGTAGAAGCCATAAACTCAGTCATGGCCAGATAAGCCCATTACATAGATTACCTCTAGGAGTAACTTATGAGTATCGCGATTATCACAGGTTCTGCCGGTTTAATCGGCTCCGAAGCCTCTAAATTCTTTGCCGAGAAAGGCTTGGAAATCGTCGGTATTGACAATGATATGCGACGGGTGTTCTTTGGAGATGATGCCTCGACCACTTGGAACCGCCAAAGATTAGAGAGTTCTTTAGGGAAGCAATACAAACATTTAGATTTAGATATTCGCGACCAAGAGGCGATCACCAAACTCTTCCAAGACTACAGTAAAGATATTGCCCTCATTGTCCATACCGCCGCCCAACCCTCCCACGACTGGGCCGCTCGCGATCCCCACATGGACTTTACCGTAAACGCTAACGGAACTCTAAATTTACTCCAAGCTACCCGTGACTTTGCCCCGAAAGCACCCTTTATCTTCACTTCTACCAACAAGGTTTATGGAGATACTCCCAACCGTCTGCCCCTCCTTGAACAAGAAACTCGATGGGAAATTGACCCCGAACATACCTATCACACCGGTATTCGGGAAGATATGTCCATTGACCAAACAACCCATAGTTTATTTGGTGCGTCTAAAGTCGCTGCTGATGTGTTGGTGCAAGAATACGGTCGCTATTTCCAGATTCCTACCGCCTGTTTTCGCGGTGGATGCCTCACTGGGCCTAACCATTCCGGAACCCAACTGCACGGGTTTCTGGCATATTTGATGAAATGTACGGTTACTGGCAAACCCTATACCGTCTTTGGCTACAAGGGTAAGCAAGTTCGGGATAATATCCATAGTGCAGACTTAATTAACGCCTTTGATGCCTTCTTCCAAGCGCCACGGGTTGCCGAAGTTTACAATACCGGCGGCGGGCGCTATAGCAATTGCTCCATGCTCGAAGCGATTAAAATTTGTCAGGAAATTACGGGTAAAGCATTAAATTGGACGTATTCTGAAACCAATCGCATTGGCGATCATATTTGGTGGATTAGTGATAATGCTAAATTTGCCAACCACTATCCCAACTGGAAACACCAGTATGATGTCCCTCAAATCTTGCGGGAAATTTATGAGTTTAATCAAGAGCGCTGGGAAAAGGAGACTGTCTAAATGATTGATACCGGAAAGCGGAATATTTTGGGCGTTCTCGTCAATAGTATTGATTATGAGGGAGCCGTTACCCAAATTATTCAAGCCGCAAAAGAAAAACAAGGACTATCGGTTTCTGCCCTAGCTGTTCACGGGGTGATGACGGGAGTTCTCGATAACACCCACCGCTTCCGACTCAATCATATGGATTTAATTTGTCCCGATGGGCAACCCGTGCGTTGGGCGTTGAATTTTATTCACAAAGCGGGATTATCTGACCGGGTATACGGCCCCAATTTAACCCTGAGGGTATGCGAGCGAGCAGCTCAGGAGGGGCTACCCATTTATCTGTACGGGTCGCGGCAAGAAGTTTTAGATGCTTTTTCTCGAAATTTAGGCGATCGCTATCCTCAGCTCAAAATCGCTGGCTCTCAGCCCTCTCGCTTCCGGCAAACGACTACAGAAGAAAAACAGGCAATTGCCCAAACCATAAAAGATAGTGGAGCTGCCATTACCTTAGTCGGTTTAGGATGCCCCCGCCAAGAAGTTTGGGCTTATGAATACCGTGATAGTCTTTGCATGCCTCTTTTAGCTGTAGGTGCAGCATTTGATTTCCATGCGGGACTCTTACCTCAAGCTCCACCCTCCTTGCAAGCCGTAGGTTTAGAATGGCTCTATCGCCTTATTCAAGAACCCAAACGACTCTGGAAACGCTATGTTTTCCTCAATCCCTATTATGTTTGGCTGTTAAGTTTACAAATTTTGGGCTGGCGTAAATTCGATCCAGAGAGTACAACACCCCCACAACAAGAATTACGGTATGGTTAATTAATATGCTCCCCTGCGCCCTAAAACAACTTGTACCGTTTTCAATAAAATTTCAAAATCAAGAGCTAATGACCAATTATTGATATAAGACATATCCAACTTAAAGGCATCTTCAAAGTTTGTGATATCTGACCGCCCTGAAACTTGCCAAAGTCCAGTGATGCCAGGTAGAACATTGTGGCGCATAAAGTGGTGTTCTGCAAATCCTTCAATATCACGCAGCGGGAGAGGACGGGGGCCGACCAAACTCATTTCTCCAATTAAAACATTAACAATTTGTGGTAGTTCATCTAAGCTATAGCGCCGTAAAAATTTACCTACTCTGGTGATTCGGGGGTCATCTTTCATTTTGAATAAAACACCACCTTTAATTTCATTTTTAGCTTCCAGTTCCTTCATCAAATCATCGGCATTAACCACCATGGTGCGGTATTTCCAGACCTTAAAATGTCTGCCTTTGAGACCCATGCGAGTTTGCTTAAAGAAGATTGGGCCAGGGGAGTCTAGTTTAATAGCGATCGCCAAAGTAATAAACAGAGGACTACCTAAGAGCAAAATCAGCGAAGATATGACTAAATCAAATGCCCGCTTTAACCAAAAATCACTACCCAATAAACCTGGAGGCTGAAATTGAATACTCGGCATTCCTCCAATCATTTCAATTTGCGGATTGTGATGGGGCACTTCTAGACCAATCGGCACAATCCTTAGCGCAATACCCGCATTTTTCAAACTCCAGTAAAGGGGCATAATATTGCCCACTACATTCCATGAACAGAAAAATACTTCTCCGACATCAAGAGATTGAATTTCTTCGAGAATATGAGACCACTGATTCGTCGTTTTCTGTAGAGATAAATCTAGTTGCCCAGCGATGGCAAACTCTCTGTTACTATCTAATTTCAAGGCAATTTTGGCAATCAGGGTATCTTTGGGATTTCCAATCAGGAAAATTCGTCGAGGAACTCGACCATGGCGACGAAGATTGGTAATGGTAGCTTCAGCAACTAACCGTCCTATACCGACATATAAAATTACGAATAACCAGGATAGAAAAAACATTGACCGGGAAATAATCAGACCTGGTTGATAGATAAAAGCAATAACAATTAAAACGCCTTGAGCGAAGGTAATACTTCTAAGTAAAGTGCTAAATTGACGACGACTGCGGCGATCGCCATATAATCCTCCCGTTGCGATCATCCCTAGGGTAATCCATAAAATCGGAAACAAAAATCCAGGTTGCTCTGGAGTATAAGCTAATAAGTGAAAAGAGGGAACATGCTTTAACCAATCAACCCGTTCAACAATAACCTTAGCACTCTTCCAAGCCAAGGCAATCATCACTGTATCTAAGCACAGAAAGGCTAGAATTCTCAGCCAAGCAACGATCAGTCCTCGTCGCAGACCTACAATGGTGGGAACCCGCAAATCAACATGATTATGGGGTGATTTATGGGTTTTGTAAGGGGTTTGGGGCAGATTATCTGACATAATTTAACCTTTGCTGCCTCGATCGCAGGTGGAATCTTGAATTTCAACCCTGATCAGATCTCTTCCCAGGCTAGAAACAGGGTTACAGTCGATTGGCACTACACCTTGATACTCTCTGAGACTTCAGATGGTCTTCCAGCCTGAAATTCTACTTACTTCTGATGATATCCAGAAGTGGGTTAATTTTAGCATTCTCCCCATGGGTTGTCCAAAGGTTAACTATCCCCTGCCTATAATTTGGGTTTTATGTCTATTTTTTATTTACCTCGAAGATAATCTCTGGAAGGCGATCTGTATCCGGAGAGCGATCGCCTGTTTTATTCTCTTAACGGCAGATCTGTAATTCTGAATATCGGTTATTTTGACACAATTGTTGAAACGACTGAGTAATTTGAGGATACTGCTGGGGATTTTGACCATACATCACCCTCATTTTATGAAACTCTTCTGGGGATAAATTATGCTGTTGTAAAACAGTTTGTGACTGGCTACAAAAACTTTGTAAATGACTAATAATATCTTGGGAGATTCCAGTTGTATTACTTACGGTTCCTGCCTCTAGATTACAATCAAAAACGGGTTTATTTCCTATGGGAACCAATCCTTGAGTATTTTGCAGAGTCGTTTCCCGAGCCAATTCAATTTCCAAAACCGATTGCACAAAATTGGCCATTTGTACGGGAGAATTAAATTGAGCTTGTGCAGTGCTTGCTCCCGCTAACGATCCACATAAAGATAATACACTCGCAATTAACGTCCGGCCGATCCATTGGCAATCCAAACAGAATCCACCAGAAGAGCGAAGTTGAACTTGAAAATTAAATGAATGATTCATAATGGCACATTAAAGACACAAGACGATCAACTCTTTTGAATTCTTTTAGGAAGATGAAGTTCCATATCTATCTCAGATTGTCAGCTCTACTCGCTTGGCAGTGGTTCCTGGTAAGAGCTAATCAGTAATGGGAGATAATCTCCAATTGTACGTCAAGATTTCCGATATAGCTGACAGATTTGGATAATGTGAGTCTGGAGAATTTCCCGTTCAGCTCTTCCTTGCTTGAGTCCCCACTCTAGGGAAAGCAAGAGAGGTAGAGTGCGCTGTAATGAGGCAAAAGGGAGCGATCGCACCTGTTGTTTGAGAAAATACACCCGTTTAGGATTAGCAACCTCAGCAGCTTGGGCAATTTGGCGATCATCACGTTCTCCGCTCTCAACCATCAATTTAACCCATAACCACGTGCGAAACTGACCCACTAAGGTAGCAACAATCCTTAAAGCGGGTTCATTTCTGTGTAATAAACCCTCAATCAAAGTTAAACTCCGATCTACCTGGCCTTTAGCGATCGCCTGCGCCAATTCTAAACTCGTTTGCGTATTGGAGACCACCAACTGCTCCACATCCTGGTCATTCAAAACCTCACCATCTGGATGATATAACACCAACTTCTGCAACTCATTTACCAACCGACGAGTATCATTACCTACAGACTGACTCAAAACTTCCGCTCCTCGTTTGGTTAATTTCACCCCCTGTTGACTCGCCACTTCCTCAACCCGTTGCAAGAGTAAATCAGTCTTCCAAGGTGGAATTAAAGAAAATTCCCGGAATTCAGCATACTTTTGCATCAGCTTCGTCACTTTCAATCGTTGATCGAGTTTTCCGGCTACCGTTAGTAATAGCACTGATGAGGTTAACAGAACCGGTAAAGTCCGCTCTAACTCAGCCAATAGACTACCAGATGCCTGCTGAAATAGACCTGTATTCACCAACCAAACCAACCGATTTCCAGAACCAAATGGAGGAGTCATCGCTTCGTTTAAAGCTTCCATAACACTCCCCGGCTGATCCGGTAAGACCTCAGTATAATTAAACGAAATCCAATTGGGATCGAGGAGGCGATCGCGTAACTGCTTAACCCCCTGCTGCATAGCAAACTCATCATCTCCCCAATACACATAAATTGGCATTAACCTAAACCATGAAACGTCGAAACCTACTCCATAAAATCGCCTTAGGCGCAGCCAGCACCTATAGTATCACCGCCTGTCAATCCCCGAACCCTCCTCAACCTAACCCCGAACCCACTCCCAGCCAACCCCTCATTCGCTGGCGCATGGCCACCAGTTGGCCCAAATCCCTAGATATCATCTTTGGAGCCGCAGAAATCCTTTGTCGGCGCGTCGAACAAATGACTGAAGGTCGCTTCACGATTACCCCCTATCCTGCCAATGAAATTATTTCTCCCCTACAAATTCTCGATGGTGTAATTGCAGGAACCGTAGAATGTGGCCATAGCAATCTTCTCTTTTCCTTTGAGCGAAATCCGGCTCTGGGACTCCTTTCGGGTGTCCCTTTTGGCATGA
The genomic region above belongs to Roseofilum reptotaenium CS-1145 and contains:
- a CDS encoding sugar transferase, with the protein product MSDNLPQTPYKTHKSPHNHVDLRVPTIVGLRRGLIVAWLRILAFLCLDTVMIALAWKSAKVIVERVDWLKHVPSFHLLAYTPEQPGFLFPILWITLGMIATGGLYGDRRSRRQFSTLLRSITFAQGVLIVIAFIYQPGLIISRSMFFLSWLFVILYVGIGRLVAEATITNLRRHGRVPRRIFLIGNPKDTLIAKIALKLDSNREFAIAGQLDLSLQKTTNQWSHILEEIQSLDVGEVFFCSWNVVGNIMPLYWSLKNAGIALRIVPIGLEVPHHNPQIEMIGGMPSIQFQPPGLLGSDFWLKRAFDLVISSLILLLGSPLFITLAIAIKLDSPGPIFFKQTRMGLKGRHFKVWKYRTMVVNADDLMKELEAKNEIKGGVLFKMKDDPRITRVGKFLRRYSLDELPQIVNVLIGEMSLVGPRPLPLRDIEGFAEHHFMRHNVLPGITGLWQVSGRSDITNFEDAFKLDMSYINNWSLALDFEILLKTVQVVLGRRGAY
- a CDS encoding glycosyltransferase family 2 protein is translated as MNCKTIAVLLTCHNRKDKTLESLGSLCSQDLSSDLSLVVYLIDDGSTDGTSEAIAATYPQVKIFRGNGSLFWNGGMRLAFTQAMKDNPDYYLWLNDDTVLYPSALQTLLITHEKLTAQQQEKAIITGSTQDPDSQEWTYGGYRQLGWFYPPFKCKKVLPESEPQPCDLMCGNFVLIPKSVVEVVGNLDPDLTHYAGDWDYGLRAKQKGCSVWVAPGYQGTCARNPKPAPGSTPTLQKGLKNINCPKGLALESVTLQPWEEWKLLMKRHGGMLWPIYSVLPYRKFLLSSVFKSNKK
- the holA gene encoding DNA polymerase III subunit delta, with protein sequence MPIYVYWGDDEFAMQQGVKQLRDRLLDPNWISFNYTEVLPDQPGSVMEALNEAMTPPFGSGNRLVWLVNTGLFQQASGSLLAELERTLPVLLTSSVLLLTVAGKLDQRLKVTKLMQKYAEFREFSLIPPWKTDLLLQRVEEVASQQGVKLTKRGAEVLSQSVGNDTRRLVNELQKLVLYHPDGEVLNDQDVEQLVVSNTQTSLELAQAIAKGQVDRSLTLIEGLLHRNEPALRIVATLVGQFRTWLWVKLMVESGERDDRQIAQAAEVANPKRVYFLKQQVRSLPFASLQRTLPLLLSLEWGLKQGRAEREILQTHIIQICQLYRKS
- a CDS encoding DUF4168 domain-containing protein, with protein sequence MNHSFNFQVQLRSSGGFCLDCQWIGRTLIASVLSLCGSLAGASTAQAQFNSPVQMANFVQSVLEIELARETTLQNTQGLVPIGNKPVFDCNLEAGTVSNTTGISQDIISHLQSFCSQSQTVLQQHNLSPEEFHKMRVMYGQNPQQYPQITQSFQQLCQNNRYSELQICR
- a CDS encoding WecB/TagA/CpsF family glycosyltransferase, producing the protein MIDTGKRNILGVLVNSIDYEGAVTQIIQAAKEKQGLSVSALAVHGVMTGVLDNTHRFRLNHMDLICPDGQPVRWALNFIHKAGLSDRVYGPNLTLRVCERAAQEGLPIYLYGSRQEVLDAFSRNLGDRYPQLKIAGSQPSRFRQTTTEEKQAIAQTIKDSGAAITLVGLGCPRQEVWAYEYRDSLCMPLLAVGAAFDFHAGLLPQAPPSLQAVGLEWLYRLIQEPKRLWKRYVFLNPYYVWLLSLQILGWRKFDPESTTPPQQELRYG
- a CDS encoding glycosyltransferase family 39 protein encodes the protein MKNKIKLGIIILLILGVFFRFYHLDYKIYWLDETFTALRVSGYSAPQLVEVIPKNQILTIQDIQRYYHPSPDRPFSDVAQALANNAEHPPLYFVMLRFWREWFGSSVAVTRSLSALISLLVFPCVYWLSLELFPSSKTGLMAMGLLAISPFQVLYAQEARQYSLFAVVTLLSSAALLRAIRLQNQSPTSIKQNGYSWDIYAVSIVLGLYSHLLFALVLFSHGIYCLWLERWRWTKIVKRYIIANIMGWVAFIPWIVVIIQKLISVLQKRLNTIETIQNTDILQANILQSQSGKPPLSVYLQSWLVNTARQFVDFGWSSATSSLTMKLSLPLLLSIVVLVIYALYFTQKTTDRKTFLFVITIVFIPWLILAISDLIFGSTRSNLQRYLIPSSLGMQIAVAYLFSVQMTSRKRYPVNPWKLITLVCFILGIVSCGLSSQSQDWWNKRPDSHSLEVTAMVNSSPNALLMTRSYTAMHLGSLSYRLDPNIKVWLIDESSIKIPKGYEELLLYDPSKEMIQQIQSVYELNLEPVSKSKNRRTDLNWLWRLNLV
- a CDS encoding NAD-dependent epimerase/dehydratase family protein, whose product is MSIAIITGSAGLIGSEASKFFAEKGLEIVGIDNDMRRVFFGDDASTTWNRQRLESSLGKQYKHLDLDIRDQEAITKLFQDYSKDIALIVHTAAQPSHDWAARDPHMDFTVNANGTLNLLQATRDFAPKAPFIFTSTNKVYGDTPNRLPLLEQETRWEIDPEHTYHTGIREDMSIDQTTHSLFGASKVAADVLVQEYGRYFQIPTACFRGGCLTGPNHSGTQLHGFLAYLMKCTVTGKPYTVFGYKGKQVRDNIHSADLINAFDAFFQAPRVAEVYNTGGGRYSNCSMLEAIKICQEITGKALNWTYSETNRIGDHIWWISDNAKFANHYPNWKHQYDVPQILREIYEFNQERWEKETV
- a CDS encoding glycosyltransferase family 4 protein, whose translation is MSQRVAFLTHFIAPYRLPLYQSLATQLQDLKILVSTPMEPNRPWQSNWGDLNVQVQRKFTLIRTWNHPQGFAETLYVHVPYDTFWVLGSYQPNIVISHELGMRTLQAALYCKWRKKTKFIIWAKCSESTEQGRGKLREMLRRWLIPQADGIVVNGDSGARYIRRFGIPSEKIFRAFQSTDTSNFSGVRLEKSQEEAYRLLFVGQLIERKNMQRFLGELVKWAENYPERSLEFWLVGDGSERSPLETQPVPENLHLKFFGNIAYDQLPELYAQAGMFVFPTLADEWGQVVNEAMASGLPILGSLGSQAVEELCTEGKTGWVFQPDRPSEIYQAIDRALSTSPETLEQMRIQSRKRIESMTPEFVASKFVEAINSVMAR